The proteins below are encoded in one region of Ascochyta rabiei chromosome 9, complete sequence:
- a CDS encoding 23S rRNA (guanosine(2251)-2'-O)-methyltransferase gives MPYPFTLGSVLLRTQRTSLPRTFCRHKSITAAIEKGRGSGPDRFAASRPSSRTRTGFRDAQATSTRGEGPERGRSRPSRSKSSLGARRRRWEDEDGHVAPRRKELRKSGGRPDESAVDRRIKDQDSERPSHGRSGAGEGRPSRFEGDADDRRQRRPERTFDRDEDDRRQRRPEKTSGRGERSDDKRSPRTFDRHDRPDDRRPARTLDRNNRSDDRQPARASDRDDRRLPRTDRDDRTAQADRPRRGRDDDTDARPQRTAVRDRAPESLPYTTAASEFIYGYSSVLAAIRANRRQYYKLYVNSRGLNRDILLARAKASNLRHITREVGDQYDRAFDKASSGRPHNGFILEASPLPVPPITELKECSKEEGKFEVVLGPQTKEELAVNGTRTAYRYKTSSWRYPLILYLDGVLDEGNLGAIARSAYLLGVEAIVTPTRQSAPWSHIAVKASAGAAEAIPIFKVSEPADFLGKASRNGWRCYAADAVDPPRGKEADTADETSDIVYTLARSPKRLDPDHSPVAQHPTILMMGAEGTGLKTSLLNIAHYKVGIKHGREVDEVGVDSLNVSVAAGLLCHDMLKRRKVVERDPENVVF, from the coding sequence ATGCCGTACCCTTTCACGCTTGGCAGCGTGCTCCTGCGCACGCAGCGAACAAGTCTCCCGCGCACCTTCTGCCGCCACAAGTCCATCACCGCCGCCATCGAGAAGGGCCGGGGGAGCGGACCCGATCGCTTTGCAGCCTCACGACCCAGCAGCCGCACGCGCACGGGCTTCCGCGATGCCCAGGCGACGTCCACGCGCGGAGAAGGGCCCGAGAGAGGCAGGTCACGGCCGTCGCGCAGCAAGTCGTCGCTTGGCGCCCGGCGCCGGAGGTGGGAGGACGAGGATGGCCATGTCGCGCCCCGACGGAAAGAGCTGCGAAAGAGCGGAGGGCGGCCAGACGAGTCGGCTGTTGACCGTCGCATAAAAGACCAGGACAGCGAGCGGCCCTCACATGGGCGGTCTGGTGCTGGTGAAGGGAGACCGAGCCGATTCGAGGGCGATGCAGACGACAGACGGCAACGCAGGCCAGAGAGGACGTTCGATCGCGATGAAGACGACAGACGGCAACGCAGGCCAGAGAAGACGTCCGGTCGCGGCGAGAGATCAGATGACAAGCGCTCGCCGCGAACCTTTGACCGCCACGACCGACCTGACGACCGCCGACCCGCAAGAACCTTGGACCGCAACAACAGATCTGATGACCGCCAACCCGCAAGAGCCTCGGACCGCGACGACCGACGATTGCCAAGGACGGACCGCGACGACAGAACCGCGCAGGCTGACCGGCCACGCCGCGGCAGAGACGACGACACCGACGCACGACCGCAGAGGACCGCCGTCCGCGACCGCGCTCCCGAATCTCTCCCCTACACCACCGCTGCCTCCGAGTTTATCTACGGCTACTCCTCCGTTCTCGCCGCCATCCGCGCCAACCGCCGCCAATACTACAAACTCTACGTCAACTCCCGCGGCCTCAACCGCGACATCCTCCTCGCCCGCGCCAAAGCCTCCAACCTGCGCCACATCACCCGCGAGGTGGGTGACCAATACGACCGCGCTTTCGACAAAGCCTCCTCCGGCCGCCCTCACAACGGCTTCATCCTCGAGGCATCGCCCCTGCCCGTCCCGCCCATCACCGAGCTGAAAGAGTGCTCCAAGGAGGAGGGCAAGTTTGAAGTCGTCCTGGGCCCGCAGACAAAGGAAGAACTGGCCGTCAACGGTACCCGCACGGCCTACCGCTACAAGACCTCTTCCTGGCGGTACCCACTGATCCTCTACCTCGACGGCGTGCTCGACGAGGGCAACCTCGGCGCCATCGCCAGGTCCGCCTACCTTCTCGGCGTCGAAGCCATCGTAACCCCGACTCGGCAGTCAGCACCCTGGTCGCACATCGCAGTCAAAGCATCCGCCGGCGCCGCCGAAGCGATTCCCATCTTCAAAGTCAGCGAGCCCGCCGACTTCCTCGGCAAAGCAAGCAGAAACGGATGGCGATGCTACGCCGCCGACGCCGTGGACCCACCCAGGGGAAAAGAAGCAGACACAGCCGACGAAACGAGCGACATCGTCTACACCCTCGCCCGCTCCCCCAAGCGCCTCGACCCCGACCACAGCCCCGTCGCCCAACACCCCACCATCCTGATGATGGGCGCCGAGGGCACGGGACTCAAGACCAGTCTGCTCAACATCGCGCACTACAAGGTCGGCATCAAGCATGGCCGCGAGGTGGACGAAGTGGGTGTCGACTCGCTGAACGTCAGTGTTGCCGCTGGCCTGCTCTGCCACGACATGCTGAAGCGGAGGAAGGTTGTGGAGCGAGATCCTGAGAATGTTGTATTCTGA